Proteins encoded together in one Aminipila butyrica window:
- a CDS encoding oxaloacetate decarboxylase subunit alpha: protein MTKVRITETVLRDGQQSLMATRMRTEEMLPILEVMDSVGYHAIEMWGGATYDACLRFLDEDPWMRLRKIRKQVKNTKLQMLLRGQNLLGYRHYADDLVDEFVNRAINNGIDIIRVFDALNDTRNLQRAIEACNKFGGHAQGAISYTKSPAHDNQVFIQLAKELEQMGAKSICIKDMAGLLDPYNAYELISDIKKVISVPLELHTHATSGLGSMTYMKAVEAGVDIIDTAISPFAEGTSQPATEAMVVAFKGTPYDTGLDLRCLNKIAEHFKPVREKYIAEGLIDTKLMGVDVNTLVYQVPGGMLSNLLSQLKQSNAEDRFEEVLKEVPKVRADLGFPPLVTPTSQIIGTQAVLNVLTGERYKMVPNEVKMIVKGLYGKTTVPISQEIKYKIIGDEEQITCRPADLMEPELDNVKKECARYLEQAEDLMTQALFPKNAEEFFQKRASRIYGMDWDLIDEEAMAYPV, encoded by the coding sequence ATGACAAAGGTCAGGATAACAGAAACCGTACTCCGGGATGGACAGCAATCGCTGATGGCCACCAGAATGAGGACAGAGGAAATGCTGCCGATTTTGGAGGTGATGGATTCTGTGGGCTACCACGCCATCGAAATGTGGGGAGGAGCCACCTATGATGCCTGCCTCCGATTCTTAGATGAAGACCCGTGGATGCGGCTGCGGAAAATCAGAAAGCAAGTGAAGAACACAAAATTACAGATGCTGCTTCGGGGACAGAATCTGTTGGGCTATCGGCACTATGCCGACGATTTAGTAGATGAATTTGTGAATCGGGCGATCAATAATGGCATTGACATCATTCGGGTATTTGATGCCCTGAATGACACTCGAAATTTACAGCGAGCCATTGAAGCCTGTAATAAATTTGGCGGTCACGCGCAGGGCGCCATCTCCTATACCAAGAGTCCGGCTCACGACAATCAGGTATTTATCCAGTTGGCGAAGGAGCTAGAACAGATGGGGGCTAAGTCGATCTGTATCAAAGATATGGCTGGATTGCTGGACCCTTACAATGCGTATGAGCTGATTTCCGACATAAAAAAAGTTATCTCGGTGCCGCTGGAGCTGCATACTCATGCCACCAGCGGGCTGGGCAGCATGACCTATATGAAGGCCGTAGAAGCCGGTGTGGATATTATCGACACCGCCATTTCCCCTTTTGCAGAAGGCACCTCTCAGCCTGCTACCGAAGCCATGGTAGTAGCTTTTAAGGGGACGCCTTACGACACGGGGTTGGACCTGCGATGTCTGAACAAGATTGCAGAACACTTTAAGCCAGTGCGAGAGAAGTATATTGCAGAAGGCCTTATTGATACCAAGCTGATGGGCGTTGATGTAAATACGTTGGTTTATCAGGTTCCTGGCGGTATGCTGTCCAACTTGCTTTCTCAGTTGAAGCAGTCTAATGCAGAGGATCGTTTTGAAGAGGTTTTGAAGGAAGTGCCGAAGGTTCGGGCAGATTTGGGCTTCCCGCCGCTGGTAACGCCAACCAGTCAAATCATCGGTACCCAGGCGGTACTCAACGTACTGACGGGTGAGCGCTACAAGATGGTGCCGAACGAAGTGAAGATGATTGTCAAAGGGCTGTACGGCAAGACCACCGTGCCAATCAGCCAGGAAATCAAGTATAAGATTATCGGAGATGAAGAACAGATTACTTGTAGACCGGCAGATTTAATGGAACCGGAGCTGGACAATGTGAAGAAAGAATGTGCCCGGTATTTGGAGCAGGCAGAAGACTTGATGACTCAGGCCCTATTCCCGAAGAATGCCGAGGAGTTTTTCCAGAAGCGTGCAAGCCGTATCTATGGAATGGATTGGGATTTAATCGATGAAGAAGCGATGGCTTATCCTGTGTAA